From Catenulispora sp. GP43, one genomic window encodes:
- a CDS encoding aminotransferase class I/II-fold pyridoxal phosphate-dependent enzyme, producing the protein MTRAAAIPPEQPPPGVDLTEAPFDLPEAFKDAVLERLSASSWRRYPSRNQRAIVAKAADRLRVAAEAVFPTRGCSEALRIAFLREALEERTLLFPSPSWFGFRVIAAGLRIPFSYYDVGDELAAVNSTAAAAAGARGAATLVMCSPNNPTGHVVEPDVVKAACADGDRGCIIDLTYDLFEDEPLLPRLAELSDGPRPTACLSLSKVFGLAGARLGLLVGDPSRMSGFKSLSEPYALDYFQLAVLDVLFDQEWAATRGSIAASVRDWRVEVARLAAERLPAARVLAPAGNFVTFSLPVSERDAEANRIIDAAAAKVFPDSDLVRLTVNEQTLNALRGET; encoded by the coding sequence ATGACCCGTGCCGCCGCGATCCCTCCCGAACAGCCGCCGCCGGGAGTGGATCTCACTGAAGCACCCTTCGATCTCCCCGAGGCCTTCAAGGACGCGGTGCTGGAACGGTTGTCGGCGAGCTCTTGGCGGCGCTATCCGTCCAGGAACCAGCGGGCGATCGTCGCCAAGGCCGCCGACCGGCTCCGCGTGGCAGCCGAGGCGGTCTTCCCGACGCGGGGGTGCAGCGAAGCGCTGCGCATCGCGTTCCTGCGCGAGGCGCTCGAGGAGCGGACCCTTCTCTTCCCGAGCCCGAGCTGGTTCGGCTTCCGGGTCATCGCCGCCGGCCTGCGGATCCCGTTCTCCTACTACGACGTCGGCGACGAGCTCGCCGCCGTGAACAGTACGGCGGCTGCGGCGGCCGGCGCGCGCGGGGCGGCGACCCTCGTCATGTGCTCGCCGAACAATCCCACCGGCCACGTCGTGGAACCGGACGTGGTGAAGGCGGCCTGCGCCGACGGCGACCGGGGCTGCATTATCGACCTCACCTATGACCTGTTCGAGGACGAGCCGCTGCTGCCCCGCCTGGCCGAGCTGTCCGACGGCCCGCGGCCGACCGCCTGCCTGAGCTTGTCGAAGGTGTTCGGACTGGCCGGGGCGCGGCTGGGGCTGCTGGTCGGCGATCCGTCGCGGATGTCGGGCTTCAAGTCGCTGTCGGAGCCGTACGCGCTGGACTACTTCCAGCTCGCGGTGCTCGACGTCCTGTTCGATCAGGAGTGGGCCGCGACGCGTGGATCGATCGCGGCCTCGGTGCGTGACTGGCGTGTCGAGGTGGCGCGTCTGGCCGCCGAGCGCTTGCCCGCGGCGCGGGTGCTGGCCCCGGCCGGCAATTTCGTGACCTTCAGCCTTCCCGTGTCCGAGCGGGATGCGGAGGCGAACCGGATCATCGATGCGGCGGCGGCGAAGGTCTTCCCGGACTCGGACCTGGTCCGCCTCACCGTGAACGAGCAGACGCTGAACGCGCTGCGAGGAGAGACGTGA